In a single window of the Danio aesculapii chromosome 20, fDanAes4.1, whole genome shotgun sequence genome:
- the mgat2 gene encoding alpha-1,6-mannosyl-glycoprotein 2-beta-N-acetylglucosaminyltransferase, with product MRFRIYKRKVVILTLVVIICGFAVWNSGKPKKASAAFPKEVETVKRSSVGSQIQATIPVTRKPVNESIPEKQQQQQQQQPVAKSEADNTTLVYRGIVFQLNFDQNLKNEEKFRTVRQKDDLVIVVQVHNRPEYLRLLVDSLRKSKGIENVLLIFSHDFWSPEINQIVASVDFCLVLQIFFPFSIQLYPQEFPGNDPRDCPRDIPKKDALTLGCINAEYPDSFGHYREAKFSQTKHHWWWKLHFVWDRVRVLKDHKGLVLLIEEDHYLAPDFYHLLKLMASLKKEQCPDCDILSLGSYGHIGYSSKANKVEVKAWKSTEHNMGMALNRDAYQKLLRCTDAFCTYDDYNWDWSLQHLTVTCLPAFLKVMVSEAPRIFHAGDCGMHHKKSSCMPSGQKTKIENILQSSGNQLFPKQLLITKRLPASGAKGVAPHVKNGGWGDIRDHELCKSYLRLQ from the coding sequence ATGAGATTCAGAATTTACAAGCGAAAGGTGGTAATATTGACTCTAGTGGTGATAATCTGTGGATTCGCCGTCTGGAATAGTGGAAAGCCGAAGAAGGCGAGTGCTGCGTTTCCTAAAGAAGTGGAAACGGTTAAACGTAGTAGCGTCGGCAGTCAGATACAAGCTACCATACCAGTAACCCGAAAACCAGTCAACGAGAGTATcccagaaaaacaacaacaacaacaacaacaacagcctgTTGCCAAATCAGAAGCAGACAACACCACCCTAGTGTACAGAGGAATCGTGTTCCAGCTCAACTTTGACCAGAATCTTAAAAACGAGGAAAAATTTCGAACAGTGCGCCAAAAGGACGACCTTGTCATCGTCGTCCAAGTGCACAACCGTCCCGAATACCTGCGCCTATTGGTAGACAGCTTGAGGAAGTCCAAAGGAATCGAAAACGTCCTTCTGATATTCAGTCATGACTTCTGGTCTCCAGAAATCAACCAAATAGTGGCGTCCGTCGACTTCTGTTTGGTCCTTCAGATATTCTTCCCCTTCAGCATCCAACTCTACCCTCAAGAGTTCCCTGGGAACGATCCCAGAGATTGTCCTCGAGACATTCCCAAGAAAGATGCCTTAACCCTGGGCTGCATAAACGCAGAGTACCCAGACTCCTTCGGCCACTACCGGGAGGCCAAATTCTCCCAAACCAAACACCATTGGTGGTGGAAACTGCACTTTGTGTGGGATCGAGTCCGAGTCTTGAAGGATCACAAAGGACTTGTGTTGCTCATCGAAGAGGATCACTACCTCGCTCCTGACTTTTACCACCTTCTCAAACTGATGGCATCTCTAAAAAAAGAGCAATGTCCCGATTGCGATATCTTATCTCTAGGTAGCTACGGACACATCGGCTACTCCAGCAAAGCCAACAAAGTGGAGGTAAAAGCGTGGAAGTCCACCGAGCACAACATGGGAATGGCGCTGAACCGAGACGCCTATCAGAAACTCCTCAGATGCACCGATGCCTTCTGCACTTACGACGACTACAACTGGGACTGGTCCTTGCAGCATCTCACCGTGACCTGCCTGCCTGCATTTCTAAAAGTCATGGTTAGTGAGGCGCCTCGTATTTTCCATGCCGGCGATTGCGGGATGCACCATAAGAAGTCGTCTTGCATGCCTAGTGGCCAGAAAACTAAGATCGAAAACATTCTGCAGAGCAGCGGGAATCAGCTGTTCCCCAAACAATTACTCATCACTAAGAGACTCCCAGCGTCCGGGGCCAAAGGAGTGGCTCCGCATGTCAAAAATGGCGGCTGGGGGGACATCAGGGACCATGAACTCTGCAAGAGCTACCTTCGATTACAGTGA